A window from Herbaspirillum sp. meg3 encodes these proteins:
- a CDS encoding GMC family oxidoreductase, with amino-acid sequence MADITKPKVNVVLVGMGWTGSIMGMELTEAGLTVVGLERGENRDTNPDFAYPKIADELTYAVRYKLMQNLSKETVTVRHSINDDALPYRQLGSFLLGDGVGGAGVHWNGMTWRAYDAELQIRTHYEQRYGKRFIPVDMTIQDWPMTYAELEPFYDRFEYIAGVSGKAGNINGQIIEGGNPFEAPRKRDYPVPALKDNAPANLFAKAAREVGYHPFPIPAANASQAYQNPYGMQLGPCNFCGYCERFGCYMYSKASPQTCILPALLKKPNFELRDKSYVTKVNLDSDGKHASGVTYIDGQGRSVEQPADIVILCAYQMHNVRLLLLSGIGKPYDPKTGEGVVGKNYAYQKNSSVSVFFDKDVAINPFIGAGSGGQVFDDFNGDNFDHGPHNFVGGAYVSAMVTGGRPIGQSMVPDGTPKWGSQWKKALKDNYLHSFNIGTEGSVMANRENYLDLDPTYKDVYGVPLLRMTYDWKDNEVRMSQFVTEKAALVAKAMNPKAFTPHPPKFGDHYDVRPYQTTHTTGGAICGDKPSNSVINKYLQCWDVHNVFVMGASAFPQNWAYNPTGMVGALAYWSAAAIRERYLKNPGPLVQA; translated from the coding sequence AAACCAAAAGTCAATGTCGTGCTGGTCGGCATGGGCTGGACCGGCTCCATCATGGGGATGGAACTGACTGAAGCAGGCCTGACCGTCGTCGGCCTGGAACGCGGCGAAAACCGCGACACCAATCCCGATTTCGCCTATCCGAAAATCGCCGACGAGCTGACCTATGCGGTGCGCTACAAGCTCATGCAGAACCTGTCGAAGGAAACCGTGACGGTGCGCCATTCGATCAACGACGATGCACTGCCGTACCGGCAACTGGGTTCCTTCCTGCTGGGCGATGGTGTTGGTGGCGCCGGTGTGCACTGGAACGGCATGACCTGGCGCGCCTATGACGCCGAACTGCAGATCCGCACCCACTATGAACAGCGCTACGGCAAACGTTTCATCCCGGTCGACATGACGATTCAGGACTGGCCGATGACCTATGCGGAGCTGGAACCGTTTTACGATCGCTTCGAATACATCGCCGGCGTCTCCGGCAAAGCAGGCAATATCAACGGCCAGATCATCGAAGGCGGCAATCCCTTTGAAGCACCGCGCAAGCGCGACTATCCGGTGCCGGCGCTAAAGGACAACGCGCCAGCCAACCTGTTTGCGAAGGCCGCGCGCGAAGTCGGCTACCATCCGTTTCCGATTCCTGCGGCCAATGCATCGCAGGCTTATCAGAACCCTTACGGCATGCAGCTCGGCCCCTGCAATTTCTGCGGCTACTGCGAGCGCTTCGGCTGCTACATGTATTCCAAGGCTTCACCGCAAACCTGTATCCTGCCGGCGCTGCTGAAGAAACCCAATTTCGAATTGCGCGACAAATCCTACGTCACCAAGGTCAACCTCGACAGCGATGGCAAGCACGCCAGCGGCGTCACCTATATCGATGGACAAGGCCGCTCGGTCGAGCAACCTGCCGACATCGTGATCCTGTGCGCCTACCAGATGCACAACGTGCGCCTGCTGCTGTTGTCCGGCATCGGCAAACCGTATGACCCGAAGACCGGCGAAGGCGTGGTCGGCAAGAACTACGCGTATCAGAAGAACAGCTCGGTATCGGTCTTCTTCGACAAGGACGTGGCGATCAACCCGTTCATTGGTGCAGGTTCCGGCGGCCAGGTGTTCGACGACTTCAACGGCGACAACTTCGACCACGGCCCACACAACTTCGTCGGCGGCGCCTACGTCAGCGCGATGGTCACCGGCGGCCGGCCGATCGGACAATCGATGGTGCCGGACGGCACGCCCAAGTGGGGCAGCCAGTGGAAAAAAGCGCTGAAGGATAACTACCTGCATTCCTTCAACATCGGCACCGAAGGCTCGGTCATGGCCAACCGCGAAAACTATCTCGACCTCGATCCCACCTACAAGGACGTCTACGGCGTGCCGCTCTTGCGCATGACCTACGACTGGAAAGACAACGAGGTGCGCATGTCGCAGTTCGTCACCGAAAAAGCCGCACTGGTCGCCAAAGCCATGAACCCGAAAGCCTTCACCCCGCATCCGCCCAAGTTCGGCGATCACTATGACGTGCGACCGTATCAGACCACGCACACCACCGGCGGCGCCATCTGCGGCGACAAGCCGAGCAACAGCGTGATCAACAAGTACCTGCAATGCTGGGACGTGCACAACGTCTTCGTGATGGGCGCCAGCGCCTTCCCGCAGAACTGGGCCTACAACCCGACCGGCATGGTCGGTGCACTGGCGTACTGGTCGGCTGCCGCGATCCGCGAGCGCTATCTGAAAAACCCCGGCCCGCTGGTGCAAGCATGA
- a CDS encoding cytochrome c produces the protein MSARLFKQALLASSVAATLSATGLASAQTVNPTPSMPQPEQIQRGEYLARAGDCMACHTVKGKAPFTGGLAMNTPFGTIYSTNITPDKQTGIGNYSYDDFSSALRKGKRKDGSRLYPAMPYTSFAKLSDEDVSALYAYFTQGVKPVQQDNPKTALPFPFNMRILMAGWNMLFFSDKPFKADSTQSVNWNRGAYLVQGLGHCGACHTPHGKLGQEQSLDGGSDSFLAGYTLDNWHAPSLRNDKDGLGRWNQQQIATYLRTGRSEDGAAFGAMSQVINDSTQYLNTADLQAIAEYLSSLPGKKSGSNSNGPASNTKAAAASNAAGADQPATLELRSGKLQTAGATVYLNNCNACHRSDGTGAMKAFPALGKNAVVNVDDPTSLIHIVLAGSAMPSTKSDPSAMGMPGFGWRLSDQEVAEVVSFVRGNWGNHGGVVTAEQVAAVRKATQK, from the coding sequence ATGAGCGCCCGTTTATTCAAACAAGCATTGCTCGCAAGCTCGGTTGCAGCAACGCTGAGCGCAACTGGTCTGGCCTCTGCGCAGACAGTCAATCCCACGCCGTCGATGCCACAGCCTGAGCAAATCCAGCGCGGCGAATATCTCGCCCGCGCCGGCGACTGCATGGCCTGTCACACGGTCAAAGGCAAGGCGCCCTTCACTGGCGGGCTGGCGATGAACACGCCGTTCGGCACCATCTATTCCACCAACATCACGCCGGACAAACAGACCGGCATCGGCAACTACAGTTACGACGACTTTTCTTCTGCGCTGCGCAAGGGCAAGCGCAAGGATGGCAGCCGCCTGTATCCCGCAATGCCATATACCTCGTTTGCCAAACTCAGCGACGAAGACGTCTCCGCGCTGTACGCTTATTTCACGCAGGGCGTAAAGCCGGTGCAGCAAGACAATCCAAAGACGGCGCTGCCCTTCCCCTTCAACATGCGCATCCTGATGGCGGGATGGAACATGCTGTTCTTCAGCGACAAACCCTTTAAGGCCGACTCTACGCAAAGCGTCAACTGGAACCGCGGCGCCTATCTGGTGCAAGGCCTCGGCCACTGCGGCGCCTGCCACACGCCGCACGGCAAGCTCGGCCAGGAGCAGTCGCTGGATGGCGGCAGCGACAGCTTCCTCGCCGGCTACACGCTGGACAACTGGCATGCACCGAGCTTGCGTAACGACAAGGACGGACTGGGACGCTGGAACCAGCAGCAAATCGCCACCTACCTGCGCACCGGCCGTTCAGAAGACGGCGCAGCCTTTGGCGCGATGAGCCAGGTCATCAACGACAGCACACAGTATCTGAACACAGCCGACTTGCAGGCCATCGCTGAATATCTCAGCAGCTTGCCCGGCAAGAAATCAGGCAGCAATAGCAATGGCCCGGCCAGCAATACGAAAGCTGCCGCCGCATCCAATGCTGCCGGCGCAGATCAGCCGGCCACGCTGGAACTGCGATCAGGCAAGCTGCAGACTGCCGGTGCCACGGTATATCTCAACAACTGCAACGCCTGCCATCGCTCGGACGGTACCGGCGCAATGAAGGCCTTTCCGGCGCTGGGCAAGAACGCTGTCGTCAATGTCGACGACCCGACCTCGCTAATTCATATCGTGCTGGCGGGTAGCGCGATGCCCTCCACCAAGTCGGATCCTTCGGCGATGGGTATGCCGGGATTTGGATGGAGGTTGAGTGATCAGGAGGTCGCGGAGGTGGTCAGCTTTGTTCGTGGGAATTGGGGGAATCATGGTGGGGTTGTGACTGCCGAGCAGGTGGCTGCTGTGAGGAAGGCTACGCAGAAGTAA
- a CDS encoding thymidylate synthase, which produces MRQYLDFMRHVYEHGTEKTDRTGTGTRSVFGHQMRFNLQEGFPLLTTKKLHIKSIVHELIWFLAGSTNIAYLKENGVKIWDEWADPEGNLGPIYGYQWRSWPAPNGEHIDQIAQVVSQIKNNPDSRRLIVSAWNVADIPQMKLPPCHAFFQFYVADGKLSCQLYQRSADIFLGVPFNIASYALLTHMVAQQTGLDVGDFVWTGGDCHLYSNHMEQVQEQLARTPGPLPKLQINRKPESIFDYQFDDFEITGYEAQAHIKAPVAV; this is translated from the coding sequence ATGCGCCAATACCTCGATTTCATGCGCCATGTCTACGAGCATGGCACCGAAAAAACCGACCGCACCGGTACCGGTACCCGTTCTGTCTTCGGCCACCAGATGCGCTTCAACCTGCAGGAAGGTTTTCCCCTCCTGACCACCAAAAAGCTGCATATCAAGTCCATCGTCCACGAACTGATCTGGTTCCTGGCCGGCTCGACCAATATTGCTTATCTGAAAGAAAACGGCGTCAAGATCTGGGATGAATGGGCCGATCCGGAAGGCAACCTCGGACCGATCTACGGTTATCAATGGCGTTCCTGGCCTGCACCGAACGGCGAGCATATTGACCAGATCGCGCAAGTCGTCAGCCAGATCAAGAACAACCCTGATTCCCGCCGTCTGATCGTGTCGGCGTGGAACGTGGCCGACATCCCGCAGATGAAGTTGCCGCCTTGTCATGCTTTCTTCCAGTTTTATGTGGCCGATGGCAAGCTGTCTTGCCAGTTGTATCAGCGCAGCGCCGATATCTTCCTCGGCGTGCCGTTCAATATCGCCTCCTACGCGTTGCTGACGCACATGGTCGCGCAACAGACCGGCCTCGATGTGGGTGACTTTGTCTGGACCGGCGGTGACTGCCACCTGTACTCGAACCATATGGAGCAGGTACAGGAACAACTCGCCCGCACCCCAGGCCCGTTGCCCAAATTGCAAATCAACCGCAAGCCGGAAAGCATCTTCGACTATCAATTCGATGACTTCGAGATTACCGGTTACGAGGCCCAGGCTCACATCAAGGCACCGGTTGCCGTCTGA
- a CDS encoding efflux transporter outer membrane subunit produces the protein MAFSLAQYPMKPISVAARTVALMFALTLAGCAVTQVDVEPVQKVDVPKQWSDPSVSPSSAGADSAQQIALDADWWKQFGSAELSSLVIEGQNNNFEIAAAMSRIRQAEANARIAGAPLLPDADIASSANRSLPLSGGTATTSASGMLEINYEVDFWGKNKAGLAAAEASLRANIYDRETVALTVTSGIVSTFLQVLSLRDRLQIAQQNVANAQRVLKLVESQSRAGAASPLDLARQRSALANQQAAIPDLMQQERDAQTALATLLGRPPQSFVVKEKGLAAIQMPKIAPGLPSELLTRRPDIRRAEARLAEANANVAVARAALFPSIRLTGSTGAQSNALLSLFDGPNLLANLGASLTAPIFDAGRLSSQRDLAIAQKQELVQVYRSAVVTSLSEVEKSLGAIRSLEERYRLKNQEVDQARFAFELSEIRYRVGAEDLMVVLDTQRILSEAQNQLGQIKLQRLQATVSLYKALGGGWKDDVPNGNPATGSGGTPEKVRGAS, from the coding sequence ATGGCGTTTTCCCTCGCTCAGTATCCGATGAAGCCTATCAGCGTCGCTGCGCGGACAGTGGCACTGATGTTCGCACTGACGCTGGCCGGTTGTGCCGTGACCCAGGTTGATGTTGAACCCGTGCAAAAAGTGGACGTGCCGAAGCAGTGGAGCGATCCTTCGGTTTCCCCCTCTTCGGCCGGGGCCGACAGTGCGCAGCAGATCGCTCTCGACGCCGATTGGTGGAAGCAGTTCGGCAGCGCGGAGTTGAGCAGCCTGGTCATCGAAGGGCAGAATAATAATTTTGAAATTGCCGCCGCCATGTCGCGTATACGCCAGGCAGAAGCCAACGCCCGTATCGCCGGGGCGCCGCTGTTGCCGGACGCCGACATCGCTTCCAGTGCCAACCGCAGCCTGCCATTGAGCGGGGGCACCGCAACCACGTCCGCCAGCGGCATGCTGGAGATCAACTACGAAGTCGATTTCTGGGGCAAGAATAAAGCCGGCCTTGCTGCCGCCGAAGCCTCGTTGCGCGCCAATATCTACGATCGCGAAACCGTCGCGCTGACCGTCACCAGCGGTATCGTCTCGACGTTTCTGCAAGTGTTGTCGCTGCGTGACCGGTTGCAAATCGCCCAGCAAAACGTTGCCAACGCCCAGCGCGTGCTGAAGCTGGTCGAGTCGCAAAGCCGTGCAGGTGCGGCGTCGCCACTCGATCTTGCGCGCCAGCGTTCGGCGCTGGCCAATCAACAGGCTGCGATTCCTGATCTGATGCAGCAAGAGCGTGACGCCCAGACTGCATTGGCGACCCTGCTCGGTCGCCCGCCGCAAAGCTTTGTCGTCAAAGAGAAGGGGCTGGCCGCGATCCAGATGCCGAAGATCGCCCCCGGTTTGCCGTCAGAATTGTTGACCCGCCGTCCTGACATTCGCCGCGCCGAAGCGCGTCTGGCGGAAGCCAATGCCAACGTCGCGGTCGCACGCGCGGCCTTGTTCCCGAGCATTCGCCTGACAGGCTCTACCGGCGCGCAAAGCAATGCACTTTTGTCGTTGTTCGACGGCCCCAATCTGCTGGCCAATCTGGGTGCATCACTGACCGCACCGATCTTTGACGCAGGCCGCCTGAGCAGCCAGCGCGATCTGGCGATTGCCCAAAAGCAGGAGCTGGTGCAGGTCTACCGTTCGGCCGTCGTCACCAGCTTGTCGGAAGTTGAAAAATCGCTGGGTGCGATTCGCAGTCTGGAAGAACGGTACCGACTCAAGAATCAGGAAGTCGACCAGGCACGTTTTGCGTTTGAGTTATCCGAAATTCGCTATCGCGTCGGGGCGGAAGATTTGATGGTGGTGCTGGACACGCAACGGATACTTTCAGAAGCGCAAAACCAGCTGGGACAGATCAAGTTGCAGCGCCTGCAGGCGACGGTTTCGCTTTACAAGGCGTTGGGCGGAGGATGGAAGGATGATGTGCCCAACGGCAATCCGGCAACGGGCTCCGGCGGCACACCGGAGAAGGTCAGAGGCGCTTCCTGA
- a CDS encoding efflux RND transporter periplasmic adaptor subunit yields the protein MSDMTAENRHLADPVAVPDQRRRRLIRRGWSALALLLVVAAGVVGWYGYRQRHPQPVPVRLETVIAERADIEQVVNATGNVAMQSYVDVGTKVTGQISDVYVGIGETVKEGKLLVAISPVVQAGRAENNRAQMARLKAELAGQNAQLDFAQLQFQRQTQLKAENATREEAFESSRMGMYSAAAKVDAINAQIQQLDATMKEDEAVQKQTKIVAPISGTVVALSARIGQTLSANQDVLMRISDLSKMSVQARVAEEDVTQLHKGMTAYFSTPGYPGKRWAGKLRQIMLLPADDSGKQGKKAFYTVLFDVANPSRELMAGMTADVFFVLSRVERAVTIPASLVVKPDNKGMQKLKILHADGKLETRDVRIGIRNADKAQVISGLAEGEQVLLPASPAAVSSTARTGDKAG from the coding sequence ATGTCCGATATGACCGCAGAAAATCGCCACCTGGCCGATCCGGTCGCAGTACCCGATCAGCGGCGACGCAGGCTGATTCGCCGCGGCTGGAGCGCGCTGGCCTTATTGTTGGTGGTGGCTGCCGGCGTCGTCGGCTGGTACGGCTACCGTCAGCGTCATCCGCAACCGGTGCCGGTCAGACTGGAAACCGTCATCGCCGAACGCGCGGACATTGAGCAGGTCGTCAACGCCACCGGCAACGTCGCCATGCAGAGTTATGTCGACGTTGGCACCAAAGTCACCGGTCAGATTTCAGATGTTTATGTCGGCATCGGCGAAACGGTCAAGGAAGGTAAACTGCTGGTCGCCATCTCGCCGGTGGTGCAAGCCGGCCGTGCTGAAAACAACCGTGCCCAGATGGCGCGCCTCAAGGCTGAACTGGCAGGACAAAATGCCCAGCTCGATTTCGCCCAGTTGCAATTCCAGCGCCAGACGCAATTGAAAGCCGAGAATGCCACCCGCGAGGAAGCCTTCGAATCCAGCCGTATGGGTATGTATTCCGCCGCAGCCAAAGTTGACGCCATCAACGCGCAGATCCAGCAGCTCGATGCGACCATGAAGGAAGACGAAGCGGTACAGAAGCAGACCAAAATCGTCGCGCCCATCAGCGGGACGGTGGTGGCCTTGTCGGCGCGCATCGGCCAGACCTTGTCTGCAAATCAGGATGTGCTCATGCGCATCTCGGATCTGAGCAAGATGAGTGTGCAGGCGCGCGTGGCGGAGGAAGACGTCACCCAGTTGCACAAGGGAATGACGGCCTACTTCAGCACTCCCGGTTATCCCGGCAAACGCTGGGCCGGCAAGCTTCGGCAGATCATGCTGCTGCCGGCGGACGACTCCGGCAAGCAAGGCAAGAAAGCGTTCTACACGGTCTTGTTTGACGTCGCCAACCCCAGCCGTGAATTGATGGCGGGCATGACGGCGGATGTCTTCTTCGTGCTGTCCCGGGTAGAGCGTGCGGTGACGATTCCGGCATCGCTGGTGGTCAAGCCGGACAACAAGGGCATGCAAAAACTGAAGATACTGCATGCGGACGGCAAGCTCGAAACGCGTGATGTCAGGATCGGCATTCGCAACGCCGACAAGGCGCAGGTTATTTCCGGGTTGGCGGAAGGTGAGCAGGTGTTATTGCCTGCATCACCCGCAGCGGTATCTTCTACCGCACGTACCGGCGACAAAGCCGGTTAG
- the mdoH gene encoding glucans biosynthesis glucosyltransferase MdoH, translating into MELHITPQLRQASETSQQLERYLDRLPLTPEQRQALAARAGELDSGDAMRDLHGLLAAERGLSADASENAPDNPAHGSVAARLELLYPQAAVKAIATQVPANSTAVPGPGDDLKVAPPINRKSMVPRPWGTLNPLSRWVEEATRKFEQRAARRKGLPPKEPVFIEDTLDLPDSPDPRGYWTHSGNVRRIVLLILMLMQSALATYFMSDVLPYHGEKPLEMVVLALFALLFCWVSAGFWTAMTGFLVLMRGDDPYLISHEQAGPKWIAPGARTAIVMPICNEDVARVFAGLRATYESVQRHGDLDRFDFFVLSDSGESDICAAETQAWANLCKDVGGFGRIFYRHRRRRVKRKSGNIDDFCRRWGADYRYMLVLDADSVMSGQCLSTLVRLMEAHPSAGIIQTAPRAAGRDTLYARIQQFSTRVYGPLFTAGLHYWQLGESHYWGHNAIIRLEPFMKHCALAPLPGDGNLSGPILSHDFVEASLMRRAGWSVWIAYDLDGSYEEMPPNLLDELSRDRRWCQGNLMNFRLFLARGMHVVHRAVFVTGVMAYLSAPLWALFLALSTVLLATHTLIDPQYFVEPRQLFPIWPEWHPEKALALVSATATILFLPKILSVLLIIAKGAKGYGGAVRVTLSMLIELLFSMMLAPVRMLFHTRFVLGAFLGWALSWKSPPRADNETGWGEAFRRHGVHSVLGVAWGAVVYWLNPSFIWWLMPIAGSLALSVPLSVLSSRVSFGRLFRRSKLFSIPEEVDAPRELRDTVSHLNATAPLPGFIDAVVDPSVNALVCASAHGHPRMPAVSRGAGDSLVLQALRRGPGVLTEKQKHTLLDDPRLLSALHLAVWSQPTRHSSWMAAK; encoded by the coding sequence GTGGAGCTACATATTACCCCCCAACTGAGGCAAGCCTCTGAAACGTCGCAACAACTGGAGCGCTATCTCGACCGCCTGCCGCTGACACCTGAACAGCGCCAGGCGCTGGCTGCCCGTGCGGGCGAGTTGGATTCCGGCGACGCTATGCGCGACCTGCATGGACTGCTGGCGGCCGAGCGTGGCTTGTCTGCCGATGCGTCCGAAAATGCACCCGACAATCCGGCGCACGGCTCAGTGGCAGCACGCCTTGAACTGCTGTACCCGCAAGCGGCTGTCAAAGCCATCGCCACACAGGTGCCTGCAAACAGCACCGCTGTTCCTGGTCCCGGCGACGATCTCAAGGTCGCACCACCCATCAATCGCAAATCCATGGTTCCGCGCCCCTGGGGCACGCTCAATCCGCTGTCGCGCTGGGTAGAAGAAGCCACGCGCAAGTTCGAGCAGCGCGCCGCCCGTCGCAAGGGTCTGCCGCCAAAAGAACCGGTCTTCATCGAAGACACGCTGGATTTGCCGGATTCACCCGATCCGCGCGGCTACTGGACGCATAGCGGCAACGTGCGCCGCATCGTGTTGCTGATCCTGATGCTGATGCAAAGCGCGCTGGCAACCTATTTCATGAGCGACGTTTTGCCCTATCACGGCGAAAAACCGCTGGAGATGGTAGTGCTGGCCTTGTTCGCCTTACTGTTCTGCTGGGTGTCGGCGGGTTTCTGGACAGCCATGACGGGTTTCCTCGTGCTCATGCGTGGCGACGATCCTTATCTGATCTCGCACGAACAAGCCGGCCCGAAATGGATTGCGCCGGGAGCGCGCACCGCCATCGTCATGCCGATCTGCAATGAAGACGTGGCGCGCGTGTTTGCCGGTTTGCGTGCGACCTATGAATCGGTACAGCGCCACGGCGATCTCGACCGTTTCGATTTCTTCGTCCTCAGCGACAGCGGCGAGTCCGACATCTGCGCCGCCGAGACGCAAGCCTGGGCCAATCTGTGCAAGGACGTCGGCGGTTTCGGCCGCATCTTTTATCGTCATCGCCGTCGCCGCGTCAAACGCAAGAGCGGCAACATCGATGACTTCTGTCGCCGCTGGGGCGCCGATTATCGCTACATGCTGGTGCTCGACGCCGACAGCGTGATGAGCGGCCAATGCCTGTCGACGCTGGTGCGCCTGATGGAAGCGCATCCCAGTGCGGGCATCATCCAGACCGCACCGCGCGCTGCCGGACGCGACACGCTGTATGCGCGTATCCAGCAATTTTCGACGCGGGTCTACGGCCCCTTGTTCACTGCCGGTCTGCACTACTGGCAACTGGGTGAATCGCATTACTGGGGCCACAACGCCATCATTCGCCTTGAGCCGTTCATGAAGCATTGCGCGCTGGCGCCACTGCCCGGCGACGGCAATCTGTCCGGTCCGATTCTCTCGCATGACTTTGTCGAAGCCTCGCTCATGCGTCGCGCCGGCTGGTCGGTGTGGATCGCTTACGACCTCGACGGCAGCTATGAAGAAATGCCGCCCAACCTGCTCGACGAACTCAGCCGCGATCGTCGCTGGTGCCAGGGCAACCTGATGAATTTCCGCCTGTTCCTGGCGCGCGGCATGCACGTCGTGCATCGCGCCGTGTTCGTCACCGGCGTGATGGCTTACTTGTCGGCACCGTTGTGGGCCTTGTTTCTGGCCTTGTCGACGGTACTGCTGGCAACGCATACGCTGATCGATCCGCAGTACTTCGTCGAGCCGCGCCAGTTGTTTCCGATCTGGCCTGAGTGGCATCCCGAGAAGGCCCTGGCGCTGGTGTCGGCCACAGCAACGATCTTGTTCCTGCCGAAAATACTGAGCGTGCTGCTCATCATCGCCAAGGGCGCAAAAGGCTACGGCGGCGCGGTGCGCGTGACACTGAGCATGCTCATCGAACTGCTGTTCTCGATGATGCTGGCGCCGGTGCGCATGTTGTTCCATACGCGCTTCGTGCTTGGTGCTTTCCTCGGCTGGGCGCTGAGCTGGAAATCGCCGCCGCGCGCTGACAATGAAACCGGCTGGGGCGAAGCCTTCCGTCGCCACGGCGTACATTCGGTGCTGGGCGTTGCGTGGGGGGCGGTGGTGTACTGGCTCAATCCCTCGTTCATCTGGTGGCTGATGCCGATCGCAGGTTCGCTGGCGTTGTCGGTGCCGCTGTCGGTGCTGTCGAGCCGCGTGTCCTTCGGCCGTCTGTTCCGCCGTTCCAAACTGTTCTCGATTCCGGAAGAAGTCGATGCGCCGCGCGAGTTGCGCGACACTGTTTCGCATCTGAACGCGACTGCACCGCTACCGGGCTTTATCGATGCCGTCGTTGATCCGTCCGTCAATGCGCTGGTGTGCGCCAGCGCGCATGGTCATCCGCGCATGCCGGCAGTCAGCCGCGGTGCGGGCGATTCGCTGGTGCTGCAGGCATTGCGTCGCGGTCCTGGCGTGTTGACCGAGAAGCAGAAGCACACATTGCTGGATGACCCGCGCCTGTTGTCGGCGCTGCATCTGGCGGTCTGGAGCCAACCGACGCGGCACTCATCCTGGATGGCGGCGAAATGA
- a CDS encoding glucan biosynthesis protein G → MSSPSRLMGQAVQALLPAALTALLAFYGNNAAAFDFNDVAVRAKALAGKSYKKPADKLPKEIKDLSYEQANQLHFKQDRAYWRPEKLPFELSFVHQGGAYVEPVRINEIVGGGVREIAFNSGLFDYSHTRIDPRRVRNIGFAGFRIRYPVNSAKEKDDVLTFLGASYFRAMGKGQGYGISARGLAIDTALYSGEEFPRFTEFWLSRPNPGDKELTIYALLDSPRATGAYRFVLRPGVDTVIDVKAQLYLRANVTKLGIAPLTSMFFFGENQNGPADDFRPEVHDSDGLSIQSGTGEWIWRPLVNPKRLLVTAFSLDNPLGFGLMQRDRQFSSYEDLDYHYEARPSTWIEPKGKWGAGRVELVQIPTPDETNDNIVAYWMPNSMPKQGQPFNVEYKMYWQKDTEKKPPLAWVAQTRFGHGYRAKSDDTIGMSIDFDGTALKKLPANARVEGTVESDGNGKVVSVTTRRNDVTGGWRMELKLRRNEDNKPVELRGFLRNAAQNGPGATLSETWSYILPPN, encoded by the coding sequence ATGTCATCTCCGTCCCGTCTCATGGGGCAGGCTGTCCAAGCACTCTTGCCGGCTGCGCTGACCGCGCTGCTGGCTTTTTATGGGAACAATGCTGCGGCGTTCGACTTCAACGACGTTGCCGTGCGCGCCAAGGCGCTGGCCGGCAAGTCGTACAAAAAGCCCGCCGACAAGTTGCCGAAGGAAATCAAGGATCTCAGCTACGAGCAGGCCAATCAGCTGCATTTCAAGCAGGATCGTGCTTATTGGCGTCCCGAGAAGCTGCCCTTCGAATTGTCCTTCGTTCATCAGGGCGGTGCTTATGTGGAGCCGGTGCGCATCAATGAAATCGTCGGAGGCGGTGTACGCGAGATCGCCTTCAATTCAGGTTTGTTCGATTACAGCCATACGCGCATCGACCCGCGCCGTGTGCGCAACATCGGCTTTGCCGGATTCCGCATCCGCTATCCGGTCAATTCGGCCAAGGAAAAGGACGACGTCCTGACCTTCCTCGGTGCGAGCTATTTCCGCGCCATGGGCAAGGGCCAGGGTTACGGTATCTCGGCCCGCGGTCTGGCGATCGATACGGCGCTGTATTCGGGCGAGGAGTTTCCGCGCTTTACCGAGTTCTGGCTGAGCAGGCCGAACCCGGGCGACAAGGAGCTGACGATCTATGCGCTGCTGGATTCGCCGCGTGCGACCGGCGCTTATCGTTTCGTGCTGCGCCCCGGCGTGGATACGGTGATTGACGTCAAGGCGCAGCTGTATCTGCGCGCCAACGTCACCAAACTGGGTATTGCGCCGCTGACCAGCATGTTCTTCTTCGGTGAGAACCAGAATGGCCCTGCGGATGATTTCCGTCCGGAAGTACATGACTCCGACGGCTTGTCGATTCAGTCCGGCACCGGTGAATGGATCTGGCGTCCGCTGGTCAATCCGAAGCGCCTGCTGGTGACGGCCTTCAGTCTCGACAATCCGCTCGGCTTCGGTCTGATGCAACGTGATCGCCAGTTCTCCAGCTATGAAGATCTGGACTATCACTATGAAGCGCGGCCAAGCACGTGGATCGAGCCGAAGGGCAAGTGGGGTGCGGGCCGGGTTGAGCTGGTGCAGATTCCGACACCGGACGAGACCAACGACAACATCGTTGCTTACTGGATGCCGAACAGCATGCCCAAGCAAGGCCAGCCGTTCAATGTCGAGTACAAGATGTACTGGCAAAAAGATACGGAAAAGAAACCGCCGCTGGCCTGGGTTGCGCAAACGCGCTTCGGTCACGGCTACCGCGCCAAGAGCGACGATACGATAGGCATGTCGATAGACTTCGATGGCACGGCACTCAAGAAACTGCCGGCCAATGCCAGGGTGGAGGGGACAGTGGAGAGTGACGGCAACGGCAAGGTGGTCAGCGTGACGACCCGCCGCAATGACGTCACCGGCGGCTGGCGCATGGAGTTGAAGTTGCGCCGCAATGAAGATAACAAGCCGGTCGAACTGCGTGGATTCCTGAGGAACGCTGCGCAAAACGGTCCCGGCGCAACCCTGTCTGAAACGTGGAGCTACATATTACCCCCCAACTGA